From the Labrys wisconsinensis genome, the window GGAGGCCCATGGCTCGAAGGGCGTGCTCGGCGACGTCGGCATCCACATCCTCGACTTCACCCAATATGCCGTGGGCATGGCGCCGGTCTCCCTGCAGGCGCGGCTCAAGACCTTCCACAAGGCGCCGGGCGACCGGATCGGCGACTATCCCTTGGATGCCAACGACAGCGCCCTCCTGTCGGTCGCCTTCGAGAACGGCGCGCTCGGCGTCATCCATGCCAGCCGCTTCATGACCGGCTATGCCAACACGCTGAAGCTGTCGGTCTACGGCACGCTCGGCGCGATCGAGCTCGACCACGGCTCCGCCTTCACCACGATCCGCATGTGCTCGGGGACCGACGTGCACACCCAGGCCTGGCGCGACGTGGTCAGCGAGCCCGTGCGCACCAACTATCAGAAGTTCGCCGCGGCGGTGGCGGCGGGGCGCAACGACGAGCCGTCCTTCCGCCATGCCGCCGACCTGCAGCGGGTCTTGGATCTGTGCTTCGACGAGGCGAGCACGCGCTCGGCCGGAATCGGGCCGCTGTGAGGCCGGTCAGTCGTCCTCGGCGTTGGACCCGTCCGGCGCCGCGCCCTCCCGGGCCTTGCTGCCGAACTGGACGGAAACGCTGCCATTGTCCGGGAAGAATTCCGCTCCGGCAGCCTCCAGCGCCCGTCGCAGCCGGTCGGACGTCGCCTGGTAGTGAGCCGGCTGACCATTCTCGAACAGCCGGACGGTGTCCGGGCTGAGGCTGGCCGCCTCGGCCAGACGGTCCTCGGACCAGCCCAGCAATGCGCGCGCGGCGCGGACCTGCTCGCCTGTCAGCATGACCGTGTTTCCCTGCTTCGTCACGGCACGTGAACGCGCAGCCGCCCGGGAGGTTCCGCTCAGGTCAGGATGCCGACCAGCCAGTCGGGGTGGATCGACCAGCCGGCGAAGCCGGCGAGGGCCATCACCAGGCCGCCGGCGCCGAACAGCCAGGAAATGCCCAGCAGCCACCACAGCCCGGTCAGGGCTGCCACCGCCGCCAGGGAAAGCGAGATCGCCAGGCCCGCGTCCGACAGGTCGAACTGGTCGTCGCGAAAGTTCAGGGCGTCGTACTCGGCCTGGAACCCCTTGGCCTTCTCCGCGAGGTCCTTCGAGGCCTGCTCGTAATGGGCGATCGTCGCTGGCAGGCCGGCGATCGCGGCCTGCACGTCGGCGGCCGGAGCGGCTGTCTGCAGCTTGGCCATCATCAGGCTCTGCTCGGCGAAATGCAGCTTCAGGCGCTCGGCCTGGTATTCGTTCCAGGTGTCGAGCGCATCCGCCTTGGCGCTCTGCATGGCCTGGACGATGTTGTCGTCCTTGATCTTGGAGACCGCCATCACCACGGACAGGGCGACGACCGTGATGGCGACGGCGTTGTTGAGGGCGCGCGCGTGACCCTCGGCCTTGAGTTCCACTTCCATGAGTCGGATCCGGGGGGCAGGATCACGCCGGTGCGGCGGAGGCCGCAGCGGCGCGATCGTCGTGATGTCCGATAGGCGGTCCGGCGACGCGAACGGCCGCCCCGAAGGGCGGCCGCTCCGTCATCGGTTCGCGAGGCGATCGACGGCCGCTCAGCCCGGCGTCGCGGCCTTCAGCTTGGCGTTGCACTGGCTCCAGTAGCCACCGCCCTTCTGGATCCACTTCAGGTCGCCGTTGCCGTTGCTGGCCTTGTTGGCTCGCCACTGGGCGGCGCAGGTGTGCAGGCGGGCCTTGCCGGGGGTCTCGTTGACGAACTCCTTCGAGATCGCGGCGGGGAACACGGCATTGCCGGCCTTGACCGTGGGCGTCGGCGCGGCAGGCGTCGCAGGCGCGGCCGCCGGCGTTGCGGGCGGCGCCGTCTCGGCGGCGGCCGCGTCGGCCGGCGAGACGTCCTGGTCGCCGCACTGGCTCTTGCGGAAATCGTTCCACTTCATGCCCTTGAGCGTGCCGGCGGTTTTGGCCTCCTGATACTTGGTGCCGCATTCCTGGATGGTGAGCGCCTGGGCGGGCATGGCAAAGGCCAGGGCGCCCCCCAGGGCCAGGAGGGAGCAGATCGATACGGAACGGAGCATGGTTCAGTCTCCCTTGCGGAACGGCCTTGGCGGCCGTCCATGTTTCCCAACGAGTCGGCCCGTTCGAGGGCCGACCTCGATCATCCTACCACACTTATGGCGCGAAACGACACGGGGAGCCCCCCGGTTCCGATCGATATTCGCAAGCTCCGTCAGGCGCTTGCGGCCGGAAATGGCCGCGGCGGGGCAGGGCGGTCGCGAAATTGCAATATCGGCGCTGGACAGCGCCGGTTCGCTTTGCTACATGGCCCCCGTCCAGCGCGGCAACCCCGCGCTGCGGCTTTTTCCGATGGGCGCATAGCTCAGTTGGTAGAGCAGCTGACTCTTAATCAGCGGGTCCCAGGTTCGAGCCCTGGTGCGCCCACCATCGGAATTTTCCGACATCGATCCGGACGATAGCGGCCGCGATCCGAGGCCGGGCGGCGAAACGCCGTCGCCGGCCTTGCGGATCGGACGGGGCGGCCCCATATCAGGCTCGGACCGATGCGGCCCGGCAGGCTCTCGCTCCTTGATCGAGCGCCGGGACCCTTCACAGCCCCTCCGGATGATGCCCGGTCGCCATGCGGCGGCCCGCCCGTGCGAGGGAATCGGTCCCATCACACCCACTCGTCGCGCGCCATGTGGCCGCGATCTCAGGACTTCCATGCAAACGACCCACGAAACCAAGCCGGCGACCAGGCCGGCCCGTCCCCTGTTCCGCAGCCCGGAGCCGAAGATCCCCCGGCGCGATTCGGATCCGCGCTGGCGCCCCGAACCCTGCCCGCTCAGCCGCGAGGAGCTCCGGCGCATCGTCATCGAGCAACTGGGCTAGGAGCCCCACTCGAACATCGGCGCCGCCATCCCGCGCGGCGCCGGCGCACCCTATATAAGCCGATCCCTCGCGCCATCGGAGACGAGCCCCGTGGAGTTCGGCATCTTCACCTTCGTCGAGGCGACGCCCGATCCGACGACCGGCGTCGCGCCTACGCCGCCGCAGCGCCTGGCCGGGCTTCTGGAGGAGGCCGAGCTGGCGGATCAGCTCAGTCTCGACGTGTTCGGCGTCGGCGAGCACCATCGCCGGGATTATCTCGCCTCGGCGCCGGCGGTCATCCTCGCGGCCGCCGCGGCGCGCACCGGCACGATCCGGCTGACCAGCGCGGTGACGGTGCTGAGCTCGGACGACCCCGTGCGGGTGTTCCAGCAATTCGCCACGCTCGACCTCCTGTCGAACGGCCGCGCCGAGATCATGGCCGGCCGCGGCTCCTTCATCGAATCCTTCCCGCTGTTCGGCTACGACCTCGGCGACTACGACGCGCTGTTCGCCGAGAAGCTCGACCTCCTCCTGGCCCTGCGCCGGGAGGAGCCGGTGACATGGTCGGGCGCCTTCCGCGCGCCGCTCCGCGGCCTCGGCGTCCATCCCCGCCCGGTGCAGTCGCCTCTGCCGGTATGGGTCGCGGTCGGCGGCACGCCGCAGTCGGTGAAGCGCGCCGCAACGCTCGGCCTGCCGCTCGCCATCGCGATCATCGGCGGCCTGCCCGAACAGTTCGCACCGCTGGTCAGGCTCTACCGCGACGCCGGCCGCAAGGCCGGTGCCGATCCCGCAGGCCTGGCGGTCGGCATCAATTCGCACGGCTTCGTGGCGCCGACCTCGCAGGAAGCGGCAGAGATCGCCTTCCCACCCTATGCCGAGACCATGTCGCGCATCGGTCGCGAGCGCGGCTGGCCGCCGACCAGCCGGGCGCAGTTCGAGGCTTCACGGCAGCTTCGCGGCGCGCTCTTCGTCGGCAGCCCGCAGCAGGTCGTCGACAAGATCCTGTTCCAGCACGAGCATTTCGGCCATGACCGCTTCCTCATGCAGATGAGCATCGGCGCCGTGCCGCATGCGGCACTGATGCGCTCGATCGAGCTCTTCGGCACCGAGGTCGTGCCGGCCGTCCGCAAGGCGCTGGGCGGCCGCGCCCGGCCGGACCCCGCTCGCTGAAGCGGCCGACGGGCCGGTCAGCCCGGCGGGTAGGCCCAGTAGCGATAGCCGGTGCCGGGGTCGACGAAGCCGAGAAGGCCGCGCTCGAGCTGCCGGTCGCGGACGGCATGGGCGGCCTGGAACACCCGGCAATTGCCGCTCGCCATCTCATTGTCGGCGATGCGCTGGAAGCGCGGGCCGCCGGCATGCAGCACCGCGATCGTCTCGGCATTGCGGCAGGCGATGACGTTGCGCCCGAGCGGCGCTGCCGAGGACTTGACCGCGCCCGACTGGCACGCCGCCAGGACCAGGGGCGCCAGCACCGCGCCCGCAACTCGCCACGACCTCATTCCGATACCTCGTCTCATTCCAGGGTACGCCATGTCTTCAGCCAGGCCGTCGTCGCCGCGCGCATGCGTTGGACGAACGTCCAGAAGGCGGTCGCCTTGGCCCAGGCCGTCATGGCGTCGCGCACCCGGGTGATCAGGCCGATCAGCCAGGCGAACCAGGCGAAGGTCAGGAGCTTGTCCCGGCCGGCCTGATAGATGCGCTCGACCAGGATGAAGCTGATGAGGTGGCCGAGCACCGTGACGACGATGCCGGGAACGAACAGGCCGCGCCCGAGCCATATGAGGCCGAGCAGCTTCATCGGCTCGGCGATGGCGAAAGGGACGGCGAGCAGCAGGAGGACGGCATAGCGCGGCAGGCCGGCGATCGCCGCCTCCATGGCCGCCATCAGCCTCAGCGAGGAGATCCAGCGGGCGAGCGGCCGGTACAGCGGCCGCACCACCTCGTCGATCAGAATCAGCGCGGCGACGAGGATCTTGAGCGGCAGCAGGGCCAGTCGCGCGAGGCGGCGTGCGGGGCGGTCGGGTGTCATGCGGCGAGGGCCTGCGGCGGCCGCGGCCCGGACGGGCGAACGAGGTCGTCCCGCCGGCGGGGCGGCACCTGGAATCGAGGGGAGGGGCCCGGGACCATCGTCGCGGTCATAGCGCAAGCGCCGCGCCTTTGATACCGGGTTCGAAGCGACATGACGCAGCGTTGCGGCTCTGCAACGCACCTGACTGCCGCGGTGCAGTCTCTATTTCGCCCCGATCGTCGCGGAAGGTTTCCCGGGTTTGGGAGTTTCGGATTCGCATACTCCCGACTTTCCTGGAGAGCTCATATGGCGATCAGACCATCCTTTGCAGCTGCCGTCCTCGTGGCCGGATTTCTGAGCTGGCCGGCGCTGGCCCAGACGACGCCGGCACCGGCGGCACCTGCCGATCAGCCCGCCGCAGACGCGGCGCCGGCCCCCGATGCAGCGCCTGCCGCCACGCCGCAGAAGCACAAGGCCCAACCCCTTTCGGGCAAGCGCCTGGCCTGCCGCGAGACCGGCAAGACCAGCGGCCTGAAGGGCGCCGACCGCATGGACCAGTTCCAGCTCTGCGTGGCGCAGGGGCGGCTCGACTGCACCAAGGAAGCGATCGACAAGAAGATCCCGAACGGCGCTCAGCGCATCGCCTACATCAAGCAGTGCCTGGGGTGAGCGCTGCCTGCGCAGGATCGACGAGGGAGCCGCCGAGCGGCGGCTCCCTCGTCGATCGGCCGATGGCGGTCAGTAGGCCTTCTTGTCGAAGAAGGCGAGGATCGCGGTCCGCAGCAGGATGCGGATGTCCAGCCACAGCGTGAAATGGCTGATGTACCAGAGGTCGTGCTCGACCCGTTTCTCCATCGCGCCGACCTCCCGCGTCTCGCCGCGGTGGCCGTTGACCTGGGCCCAGCCGGTGATGCCGGGCTTGACGTGCTGGCGGATGGCATAGGTGCTGATCAGCGCGTCGTAATGGTTGTCGTGCGCCAGGGCGTGCGGCCGCGGGCCGACCAGGGACATGTCGCCGCGCAGCACGTTCCACAGCTGCGGCAGCTCGTCCAGGCTGGACCGGCGCAGCAGCGCCCCGAAGGGGGTGACGCGGGGATCGTTGCGCTCGGCCTGGCGCACCTCGGCGCCGTTCTCCAGGACCCGCATGGTGCGGAACTTGAGGATGCCGAAGGTCCGGCCGCCGAAGCCGCGGCGCATCTGCCGGAACAGGATCGGGCGCCCCGAGCTGACCCAGACGCCGAGGGCGACCAGCACCAGCAGCGGCAGCAGCAGGATCAGGCCGACGCTGGCCAGCGTCACGTCGATCATCCGCTTGGCCGCCTGCTCGGACACCGAGAGCGGCGGGCGGACCACCTCGAAGGCGGTGGTGCCGGCCAGCTCCACCCGCCGGCCGGCGATGAAGGCACGCGTCGCCCCGTCGGGCAGCAGCAGGACGGGGAGCGGCAGCCGCGACAGGGCGGGCAGCAGGCGCGCCAGCACCGCGCCCTCGACCCAGGGCACGGCGAGATAGATGGTGTCGTATCGCTCGGCCAGCAGCGTCTGCTGCGCCGCCTGGGCAGCCTCGATGGCGGCGAGCTCGACGTCGCCGCGGGCGACGGCCACCGTGTCGAGCTGGTGCAGGCCGGTGATGGCGATGCCGTTCGCGGCGAGGGCGCCAGCCGCCTCCACCTTGTCCTCGGCGTCGCCGGCATAGATCAGGAAGGCGGAGGCCAGGGTCAGGCGCCGTTCGAGGAACAGGCGCCGGATGCCCTCGACCACTGCCATGCGGCAGCCCAGCGCGAGCAGGAAGCCCGGCCCGAAGGCGAGGGACATCGCCCCGCGTGAGAAGGTCGCCGAGGTCTTGGTCAGGAAGGCCGCCCACAGCGCGAGCAGGATGCAGATTCCCCAGGCCTGCAGGAAGGATATCAGTTGAATGCGCCGCAGCACGATGTTGTGCAGCTGGTAGCGGCCCTGCAACAGGAGAACGAGGAAGACCATCCCACCCGAAGCGGTCGACAAGGCGATGATGTCGCCGAGCTGGAGGACGACGGGAACCGAGATTTTCGCGTATATCAGGATGGACGACGCAACAAAGACTGTCACAGACAGGAAATCGACTGCCGCGAGCATCGCGGAGATCGTGATATGCGGTAAATGATTGGAAGGCGGGGCGGCAAGAGACTTTGCCGAATCCGCCGCCTCCACGATCCTGTGCTGGTACACAACGAGCGCTCCAAGCCACGCCTTGGATTTAACGAAATATTATCTCAAATAGTTGCGACCCGCGACGGAATGTGGAGCGTATGGTTAGTATCGAAGTTTTTTGGCTATTGCTTTAACACTTTATTAACCATGTTCCGTCCGATGTCGCTGGGCCGTGCCCTGCGGAACGGACTGCGGACGTGGGTTGCGTTAACGAATTGGAAACGGCTTCGCGCCACCCTCGGACAGGGAGTTGGCCGCCATGCTCATGATCTTCGTCAGCAGCCTGATTGCCGGCGCCGCGGTCGGTCTCTTCGCGCGGCTGCTCGCGCTGGTGATCAGCATGGTCGTTTTCTCCGGCCTGATCACGGCGGCCGGCGCGCTGACGCATCCCTGGTCGGCGCTGGAGATGGCCGGCATCTTCCTCCTCGCCGCGACCGTGTTCCAGGTCGGCTATCTCTTCGGGATCGCGGCGCGGCACGTCTGGCCGCACGCGCAGGCCAAGGCGCCGGTGGCCGCCTCGGCCGAGACCCGCCGCCGCTCCGCCTGAGCCGAGGGCCGGCGACCCCCCTCTTGCCGCGGCGAGCTCAGTCCCAGGCCTCTTCCAGCAGCACCGCGAAGTCCATCTCCGTGGCGGGGCGAGGATTGGTCGCGGTGGAATGGTCGGCGAAAGCCGCCTTGGCCATGGCGGAGAAGACCTCGTGCGGGGTGCCCATCTCCTTGAGCGTGCGCGGCAGCCCGAGCTGGGCGTTCAGCGTCTCCACCCAATGCGCCAGGTCCGCGCCCGCCGGCAGGCCGAGCACCCGGCGCAGCTCGGCATATTTGGGCCGCGCCACGCTCTCGTTGAAGCGCAGCACCGCCGGCAGCAGCACGGCGTTGAGCGCGCCGTGATGCAACGAGGGCGACTTCAGCCCGCCCAGGGCGTGCGACAGGGAATGGACGGCGCCGAGCCCCTTCTGGAAGGTCAGGCCGCCCTCCAGCGCCGCCATCATCATCTCGCGGCGCGCATGGCGGTTCGTGCCGTTCTCCACCGCCTTGGGCAGCCAGGCGGCGGCGCGGGCCAGGCCGTCGAGGGCGATCGCCTCCGCCGGCGGATTGTCCCGCGGCGACAGATAGGTCTCGATGCAATGGGTGACGGCATCCATGCCGGTCGCGGCGGTGAGGCGCGGCGGCAGGCCGATGGTCATCTCCGGGTCGCAGACGGCGCGCCTGGGGATGAGGTGGGGCGAGATGAAGCCGAGCTTGCGCCCGTCCTTCAGCGTCACCAGCGCCGCCCGTCCAA encodes:
- a CDS encoding Gfo/Idh/MocA family protein; translation: MSKVRILVLGTGHMAANHARAFQADPLVEVVAGVDIDETRARLFCEQNGIARAFGDLDEAIAWGEFDAVANVTPDSAHYPTTMRLLAAGKHVFCEKPLAETFPLADAMANAAEAGGLVNMVNLTYRNVPALQKARALIAAGEIGEVRHVEASYRQSWLVGNHWGDWQTLPMWLWRLSEAHGSKGVLGDVGIHILDFTQYAVGMAPVSLQARLKTFHKAPGDRIGDYPLDANDSALLSVAFENGALGVIHASRFMTGYANTLKLSVYGTLGAIELDHGSAFTTIRMCSGTDVHTQAWRDVVSEPVRTNYQKFAAAVAAGRNDEPSFRHAADLQRVLDLCFDEASTRSAGIGPL
- a CDS encoding helix-turn-helix domain-containing protein, which produces MLTGEQVRAARALLGWSEDRLAEAASLSPDTVRLFENGQPAHYQATSDRLRRALEAAGAEFFPDNGSVSVQFGSKAREGAAPDGSNAEDD
- a CDS encoding DUF4337 domain-containing protein, with the translated sequence MEVELKAEGHARALNNAVAITVVALSVVMAVSKIKDDNIVQAMQSAKADALDTWNEYQAERLKLHFAEQSLMMAKLQTAAPAADVQAAIAGLPATIAHYEQASKDLAEKAKGFQAEYDALNFRDDQFDLSDAGLAISLSLAAVAALTGLWWLLGISWLFGAGGLVMALAGFAGWSIHPDWLVGILT
- a CDS encoding LLM class flavin-dependent oxidoreductase → MEFGIFTFVEATPDPTTGVAPTPPQRLAGLLEEAELADQLSLDVFGVGEHHRRDYLASAPAVILAAAAARTGTIRLTSAVTVLSSDDPVRVFQQFATLDLLSNGRAEIMAGRGSFIESFPLFGYDLGDYDALFAEKLDLLLALRREEPVTWSGAFRAPLRGLGVHPRPVQSPLPVWVAVGGTPQSVKRAATLGLPLAIAIIGGLPEQFAPLVRLYRDAGRKAGADPAGLAVGINSHGFVAPTSQEAAEIAFPPYAETMSRIGRERGWPPTSRAQFEASRQLRGALFVGSPQQVVDKILFQHEHFGHDRFLMQMSIGAVPHAALMRSIELFGTEVVPAVRKALGGRARPDPAR
- a CDS encoding exopolysaccharide biosynthesis polyprenyl glycosylphosphotransferase, which translates into the protein MLAAVDFLSVTVFVASSILIYAKISVPVVLQLGDIIALSTASGGMVFLVLLLQGRYQLHNIVLRRIQLISFLQAWGICILLALWAAFLTKTSATFSRGAMSLAFGPGFLLALGCRMAVVEGIRRLFLERRLTLASAFLIYAGDAEDKVEAAGALAANGIAITGLHQLDTVAVARGDVELAAIEAAQAAQQTLLAERYDTIYLAVPWVEGAVLARLLPALSRLPLPVLLLPDGATRAFIAGRRVELAGTTAFEVVRPPLSVSEQAAKRMIDVTLASVGLILLLPLLVLVALGVWVSSGRPILFRQMRRGFGGRTFGILKFRTMRVLENGAEVRQAERNDPRVTPFGALLRRSSLDELPQLWNVLRGDMSLVGPRPHALAHDNHYDALISTYAIRQHVKPGITGWAQVNGHRGETREVGAMEKRVEHDLWYISHFTLWLDIRILLRTAILAFFDKKAY
- a CDS encoding iron-containing alcohol dehydrogenase; protein product: MSLIAYLTTIRFEFGAVSEIGQDLADLGIGRPMIVADAGVAAAGLVDRLRDAAALLRDAPLFDAVPSNPTEEAALAACALYRAERCDGLVAVGGGSPIDLAKAVALLATHSEPLESYAAILGGQPRITAAVAPVVAVPTTAGTGSEVGRAALVTLKDGRKLGFISPHLIPRRAVCDPEMTIGLPPRLTAATGMDAVTHCIETYLSPRDNPPAEAIALDGLARAAAWLPKAVENGTNRHARREMMMAALEGGLTFQKGLGAVHSLSHALGGLKSPSLHHGALNAVLLPAVLRFNESVARPKYAELRRVLGLPAGADLAHWVETLNAQLGLPRTLKEMGTPHEVFSAMAKAAFADHSTATNPRPATEMDFAVLLEEAWD